Within the Butyrivibrio sp. AE3004 genome, the region TGTAAGAGTTGAATTAACTGTTGCAGCAAGACCCTTCATTGCAGATGTTACGCAAAGACCTTCAACACCATACTGACCATCGATTGTGCCTGACTGGTCAACGTCAACACCAACAACCTTACCATTAACGCCTTCTTTGATAGCAGCTTCGCAAGCTGATGAGAAGATACCACCGCCGCAAGCGAATACGATTTCTGTGCCACCCTGATACCATGTATCCATAGTAGCTGTGATGGATTCATCACCGTAGAACTGTCCGCCGTATACATAGTTAACTTCAACGTCACCGGCATTGCCAAGATCCTTTGCAGCATCGTTAGCGCCCTGAACGAAACCAAAACCATAACGGATAACAGCAGGAACAGCCATACCGCCAAGGAAACCAAGCTTCTTGTAGCCTTCCTTAACTACAGCGTAGCCAGCCATGTAACCGGCAAGCTCTTCCTGATATGTGAATGAGCAAACGTTCTCAGGAAGTGTAGGCATACCAGCACCTTCGAAGTCACCCTCTGAGCAGTCAAGAGCGATGATTGTAACATCGGGGTTAGCTTCAGCAACGTTAGCGATCATGCCAGCGAAAAGATAGCCGGGAACGATGATTACATTAAAGCCATCAGCAACAGCGTTGTTGAAAGCTGCGATACGAGCCTCATCAGAGTCTTCTGTGGGCTTGTAGTACTGATAGTCAACACTGTTAGCTTCAGCAAATGCCTTTGAAGCTTCGTATGTTGTCTGGTTGAAAGACATATCTGTGATGTCTCCTGAGTCTGTGATCATTGCGATTTTTTTGTCAGATGTAGCAGTTGTGTCAGCAGCCTCGGTTGTCTCCTCAGTAGCTTCTGTTGTGTCAGCAGCTTCTGAAGTCTCTTCTGTAGATGTTTCCTCTACAGCTGTGTCAGCAGTGTCAGTTGTTGCAGATGATCCGCCACAAGCAACAAGGCTGAATGTGAGTGATGCTGTAAGCATCATTGCAAGTAACTTCTTCATAATGTTTTTCTCCCTTTCTTAAATAAAAATTTAAACATTAGAATTACTGTATGAAATTAATCATACATTACACTTCGCATTATAATCAAATATTCTATTTTTCACAAGTTAGATTATGTTTTTTTGTCGCTTTTGCTAGTTTTATGAGCGATATTACGTTATAATGAGAATGTATTCGACTGTTTCTTAGAGGAGGAAAATATGAAGAAAAAATCATTACCGTTTGATAAGGAACTTTTTAAAAGAAGCGTTTTATATAATGTAAAAACGTTGTATCGCAAGACAATTGAAGAAGCTAATCCACAGGAAATATTCCAGGCATCTGCTTATGCCATAAAGGATGCAATCGTTGATCACTGGATGACAACCCAGAAGGCTGCCAACGAACAGGATCCCAAGATTGTTTACTACATGTCAATGGAATTTCTCATGGGAAGAGCATTGGGAAACAACCTTATCAATCTGCAGGCATATAAACCTGTAAAAGAAGCGCTGGATGAACTTGGGGTGGATATTAATGTAATAGAGGATCAGGAGCCGGATCCCGCCCTTGGTAATGGTGGCCTTGGAAGACTTGCAGCATGCTTCCTTGACTCTCTGGCTTCCCTCGGGTATATGGCATATGGCTGTGGTATACGCTATAAATATGGAATGTTTAAACAGAAGATTAAGGATGGCTATCAGGTTGAAGCACCGGATAACTGGCTTGAATATGGTAATCCCTTTGAACTTAGACGCCCCGAATATACAAAAGAGGTTAAGTTTGGCGGATATGTAAACGTATTTGTGGATGACAGAGGCAGAAACATATTCCGTCAGGAGGGATATCAGTCTGTCAGAGC harbors:
- a CDS encoding BMP family lipoprotein, which encodes MKKLLAMMLTASLTFSLVACGGSSATTDTADTAVEETSTEETSEAADTTEATEETTEAADTTATSDKKIAMITDSGDITDMSFNQTTYEASKAFAEANSVDYQYYKPTEDSDEARIAAFNNAVADGFNVIIVPGYLFAGMIANVAEANPDVTIIALDCSEGDFEGAGMPTLPENVCSFTYQEELAGYMAGYAVVKEGYKKLGFLGGMAVPAVIRYGFGFVQGANDAAKDLGNAGDVEVNYVYGGQFYGDESITATMDTWYQGGTEIVFACGGGIFSSACEAAIKEGVNGKVVGVDVDQSGTIDGQYGVEGLCVTSAMKGLAATVNSTLTDLFAGDWSKHAGKIENLGLVSGDDVSLNYVQLPTDTWTMTNFTIDDYKTLVASMYSGDITVSSDIEAMPATDIKVTEFDNIH